ACCACCTGCTCGTCTTCCCGCTCCTGCTCGGCGCGGGCAAGCGGCTCTTCAGCACCACGGACAAGGACACCCAGAAGCTGAAGCTCGTCGAGCACGACGTCTACGGCAACGGCCTGCAGAAGAACGTCTTCGACGTCGTCCGCTGACAAGGCTCCGGCGTCGCCGTGCCGCCACCCCGGCCGGTGGCGTGGTCTGCTGGTTCGCCGTCCGGGGCCCATTTTGCGGGCCCCGGCCGGTGTGCTCATGCGCGCGTACCAGGGCGGAGTCCACCGAGACGGCTCGACCGCCCCGCGTCGGCGCCCGGTAAGGGAGCAACGGCCCGGTCCGCGCCCACTGAGCAGCAGCCAACGGCACACCCGGACCCACGGCCTATTGATCCACCCGACATGCCCGGCCCCCGCCCCGCCCCCCGCCCCGCCGTGGTCGCAGCGCCGCCATCACGAGCACGTCATGCCACGCGCCGTCCCAGAACAGAGCCTCCCGCATCCGGCCCTCCACCTCGAAGCCGCACTTCTCGTACGCCCGCCGGGCGCGCGGGTTGTAGTCGTAGACCTCCAGCTGGACGCGGTGCAGCCCCACCCGGTCGAAGGCGTAGTCCAGCAACAGCCGGATCGCCTCGCTGCCGATGCCGCGGTCGGTGGCGCCCGGGACCAGGGCGATCCGGAAGCCGCCCCGGGCGTTGGGGGCATCGATGTCGTTCAGCGCGAGTTCGCCCAGGAAGGCGCCGGACTCCCGGTCCTCGACGGCGAGGTCCAGCCGGTCCGGGCAGTCGGCCCGGCCGTCGCACCACACCTGCAGCTCCTCCAGCGTGAAGTCATGGTGGGTGCCGGTCAGCCGACGGGTCTCCGGGTCGACGGCGGAGGCGTGGAAGGCGGCCGCATGGCGTATCGACAGCGGAGTGAGCCGGATCCGGTCGCCCGTGAGCACCGGTTTCTCGGAGAGTGCGGTGGCGTCGATCATGAGGGGATGATGTCCGGACCGCGATCCGGTCGGCAACGGAATTGACCGGCAACGGGTCGACCGGCAAGGGGGGCGACTGGCAAGGGGGATCGACCGGTCGGGGAGTGCCGGACCGGTCGGCGGAGTGCCGGAACGGCGGCGGGGGAGTGCCGGGCGGGCGGGAGCCGGTCCGGGTGGGTCGGGGCCGGCTCACAGGAGCGGGCCGGAAAGGGGGAGGCGTGGAGCTGCGGCAGGTGCGGTACTTCGTCATGGTCGCGCAGGAGCTGCATTTCGGGCGGGCCGCGGAGAAGCTGCACATCGTGCAGTCGGCGGTGAGCCAGCAGATCAGACGGCTGGAGCGGGAGTTGCAGACCGAGCTGTTCGACCGGTCGGCGCGCCAGGTGCGGCTGACCGCCGTCGGCGAACGGTTTCTGCCGGAGGCGCGGGCGTTGCTCGCCGCCGAGCAGCGGGCCCGTGCCGTCGTCGCCGAGCTGACCGCCGGTTGCGCCGCCACCCTGCGCGTGGGAACGAGTACCGGCCTGGGCGCCCATCTGGACCGCGTGCTGGAGACGCTGGCAGGGCTCGCCCCGGAGATCCGGGTGGAGCTGGTGGCCGCACCGGCCCGGGAACGGCTCGCCCGGGTGGCGTCCGGCGGGCTGGATGCCGCGTTCCTCCGCGGTGAGCCGCACGACGCGGAGCGGGACGGCCTGCGGTTTGTGCCGCTGTGGCAGGACCCGCTGGTGGCGGTCGTCCCGGCCCGCCACCCGCTGGCCGCCTCGCCGGACACCGTCGCGCTCGCCGCGCTCGCGTCCGTCCCGCTGGTGCTGACCGCGCGCCGCAACAACCGCGCCCTGGTCGACCTGGTCGTCGACGCCTGCCACGGCGCCGGCTTCACCCCCGTCCCGGGGCCCGCCTACGGCTCGCTGGACGACACCCTGACGGCGATCGGCGCCGCCGGCGCGAGCGACGGGCTGTGGACCGTCGTCTACGCCTCGCACGCCGCCCGGCTGAGCACCCCCAGGGTCGCCTTCCTGCCCTTCCGTACCCCGGGCATGGAGCTCACCACCTCGCTCGCGGTGCGCCGTACCGATCCGCCCGCCGGAGTGGAGCAGCTTCTGCGGGCCTGCGCGGTGACGGACGACCGCGCGGGGCCCGATCTCGATCGGTGATCGCTGTGTGCGCGATCCGCTTCTTGGTCGCACGGCCCGTTCGCGATGGACTGAGCGCACGCCGGTCAACCACCGCGAACTCGCGGAGAACCCGGGAACCCGGCTGCGGAACACGGGGGAGTCCCCTGCGTTCCGGCCTCTCAACGGCCCCATCCGACCAAGGAGTTCCGTCATGCCGATCGTCACCGTTCAGCAGGGCCCGCGCAGCGTCGAGCTGAAGCGGGAGCTGGTCCGCCAGATCACCGACGCGTTCGTGGACGCGTACCGGATCCCCGCCGAGACCGTGCAGGTCTGGATCCAGGAAGTTGCCACCGACAGCTGGGGCGCGGCGGGAACGCTGACCGCCGACAAGTAGCCAAGCGGCAGTCGATGAGCAGCGGGCCGGCCTTCACGGGGGAGGGCCGGCCTGTGCCCCCGTACGGAGGCGTCACACGTCTCGTAGGGGAGGGCCGGGCCTTGTACGACCCCTACGGCCCCTACGGGTCTGTCAGGGCCCTACGGCCCCTACGGCCCCTACGGGAGTGTCCGGCCCGTACGGAAGTACCGCCCCTTAGGTGCCCCTACCGCCCCTACGTGCCCCTACGGAAGCGCCCCGGCCCGCCGCGCCGCGATCACCGCCTGCAGCCGGGTGTGCGCCCCCAACTTCCGCATCCCGGACCGGAGATAGCTCTTGACCGTCTCCGGGCGCAGCCCCAGCCGCTCCGCCGCCACCGCATTCGTCGCCCCCGACGCCACACAGGCCAGGACGTCCACCTCGCGCGGCGACAGCGCCGGGCCCGCACGGTCCTTTGACCCGGGCCGCTTCGACGAGGCCGTCGCGAGCCGGCCGCACGCCGCCAGCATCTCCTGCCGCAGCAGCGGATCGGCGATGCGCTGCGCCAGCGCCCGCAGTTCACCGTGCGCCTCCCGTACCTCCTCCCACCTCGTCGGCTCGGCGGCGGTCGGCTGCCGGGCCAGTGACAGCAGCCGCGCCGCCTCGTCCTGCAGCACCAGCGCCTGCTCCAGCTCCCGCGCCGCCGCCACGGCCGCCGATAGCGGCCGGTCGCCGAGCCGCACCGGCCGGCGCAGCGCCCCGTACAGCACCCCGCGCACCCGGCGCCGGACGATCACCGGCACCGCGAGCACCGACCGCAGCCCCTCCGCGGCCACCGCCGCGTCGTACTCATGGCTGATCACCGACGAGGCGCTGTAGTCGGTGACCGCGAGCGGCCGGGACAGTGCCACGGCCTTCCCGCCCAGCCCGTTGCCCTGCAGGATGTCCAGACCGTGCAGCACCGCGGTCTCCGTACCGGCCAGCTCATTGATGCGGTAGCGCCCCGCGCCGGACAGCAGACCGCCGAACGCCACCGGCAGCCCGCTCGCCCGCCGCAGCCGCGACAGCGCCGCCCGTACGTCCACCGAATCGCCCGCCGCCGGCTCGAGCTGCACGCCGATACCTCCGCTTCCCCCCATTCGGGGGTGGTGAGACCTGCGCCACTGATTACACGATGGCAGGGAGCGGTCCGGCAATGAGCAGGACACCGCGAGGCGGACAGGGGAAGGAGGCCGATGACGGACACGGAAAACGGCGCGGCGGGCCGCGCACCGGGCTGCTGGTACCGCACCGGAGGCTTACCTTTCCCTTGCACCTGACTGCGCGACGGCATCTGACGGCATCCGACAGCTGACGGCATCCGACCCCTGACGGCATCCGACTGCACGACCGTTGCCGTCGCGGAGCCAGTTGCTTCACGTGCCGTTGCCGCGGCAGAACCGCTGCCGTCAGGCGACTGCCAAACTCCCCTTCAGCTTCCAGGCGTGTGGGTACCACATCCCTCCGAACACAGGAGAAAGCATGCGGACACCGATGACGATCGCGGATTTCCTCGACCGCGCCGACCTGGGCTTCCGCGAGAGCCCGGGGGTGGTCGACGAGCCGCAGCAGCCCGCCCCACCGGTGCCCGTAGCGACGTACGGCCGGTTCGCCGAACGGGTCCGCGCCTGGCAGGCGGGCCTGGACGCCCTCGGGATCGGCGAGGGTGAGCGGGTGGCGGTGGTCAGCCACAACTCCACCCGCCTGCTGGAGCTGCTGTTCGCGGTGCCGATGAGCGGCCGCATCTGTGTCCCGGTGAACTTCCGCCTCAAGCGCGAAGAGGTCGCCTATGTGGTCCGGCAGAGCGGGGCCTCGGTCCTGCTCGTCGACCCGGAGCTGGAGGAGGCACTGGCCGGCATCGAGGTGCGGCACCGCTTCGTACTGGGCGAGCAGACCGAGTCCGAGCTGATGCGGTTCGG
This portion of the Streptomyces sp. 2114.4 genome encodes:
- a CDS encoding GNAT family N-acetyltransferase; translation: MIDATALSEKPVLTGDRIRLTPLSIRHAAAFHASAVDPETRRLTGTHHDFTLEELQVWCDGRADCPDRLDLAVEDRESGAFLGELALNDIDAPNARGGFRIALVPGATDRGIGSEAIRLLLDYAFDRVGLHRVQLEVYDYNPRARRAYEKCGFEVEGRMREALFWDGAWHDVLVMAALRPRRGGGRGGGRACRVDQ
- a CDS encoding LysR family transcriptional regulator yields the protein MELRQVRYFVMVAQELHFGRAAEKLHIVQSAVSQQIRRLERELQTELFDRSARQVRLTAVGERFLPEARALLAAEQRARAVVAELTAGCAATLRVGTSTGLGAHLDRVLETLAGLAPEIRVELVAAPARERLARVASGGLDAAFLRGEPHDAERDGLRFVPLWQDPLVAVVPARHPLAASPDTVALAALASVPLVLTARRNNRALVDLVVDACHGAGFTPVPGPAYGSLDDTLTAIGAAGASDGLWTVVYASHAARLSTPRVAFLPFRTPGMELTTSLAVRRTDPPAGVEQLLRACAVTDDRAGPDLDR
- the dmpI gene encoding 4-oxalocrotonate tautomerase DmpI, whose product is MPIVTVQQGPRSVELKRELVRQITDAFVDAYRIPAETVQVWIQEVATDSWGAAGTLTADK
- a CDS encoding helix-turn-helix transcriptional regulator produces the protein MQLEPAAGDSVDVRAALSRLRRASGLPVAFGGLLSGAGRYRINELAGTETAVLHGLDILQGNGLGGKAVALSRPLAVTDYSASSVISHEYDAAVAAEGLRSVLAVPVIVRRRVRGVLYGALRRPVRLGDRPLSAAVAAARELEQALVLQDEAARLLSLARQPTAAEPTRWEEVREAHGELRALAQRIADPLLRQEMLAACGRLATASSKRPGSKDRAGPALSPREVDVLACVASGATNAVAAERLGLRPETVKSYLRSGMRKLGAHTRLQAVIAARRAGALP